The following coding sequences lie in one Danio rerio strain Tuebingen ecotype United States chromosome 3, GRCz12tu, whole genome shotgun sequence genomic window:
- the chst12a gene encoding carbohydrate sulfotransferase 12 (The RefSeq protein has 2 substitutions compared to this genomic sequence), with amino-acid sequence MALSQSKSTKMGKSRLFRIFMIVGAVFMILLIIIYWDDVGASNFYLHTTISGPHPSRLSPQGRRGPEKKVEEDKESSFLTDIDAFVNQFLEGTADPTEQVRGEPPPGDPHNQSSEKSDEKFVPRREWKIHLSPIDPEKKQKQENRKQLIQDVCGNKSVFDFPGKNRTFDDIPNKELDHLIVDDRHGIIYCYVPKVACTNWKRIMIVLSESLLVDGVPYQDPLDVPQELIHNSSLHFTFNKFWKRYGKFSRHLMKIKLKKYTKFLFVRDPFVRLISAYRNKFEQENEDFYKRFALVMLKKYSNYTDPPASVVDAFAAGIRPSFSNFVQYLLDPSTEKEMPFNEHWRQMYRLCHPCQINYDFVGKLETLDEDAEHLLRILRVDNIVEFPESHRNRTVSSWEQDWFANIPLETRKELYRLYEADFKLFGYSKPEKLLHE; translated from the coding sequence ATGGCTCTTTCTCAATCAAAATCTACCAAAATGGGAAAGTCAAGGTTATTCCGCATTTTCATGATTGTGGGTGCCGTCTTCATGATCCTTCTTATAATCATATACTGGGATGATGTGGGGGCCTCTAATTTTTACTTGCACACTACCATCTCCGGACCCCATCCGTCACGCCTCTCTCCACAGGGCCGTCGTGGGCCTGAAAAGAAAGTAGAGGAAGACAAGGAGAGCTCGTTCTTGACGGACATAGATGCATTTGTCAACCAGTTTCTAGAAGGAACCGCAGACCCTACAGAACAGGTGCGAGGAGAACCCCCTCCTGGAGAACCTCACAATCAGTCCTCTGAGAAATCAGATGAGAAATTTGTCCCGAGACGAGAGTGGAAGATCCATCTGTCCCCCATTGATCCTGAGAAAAAGCAAAAGCAGGAAAATAGAAAGCAGCTGATCCAGGATGTGTGCGGCAACAAAAGCGTCTTTGACTTCCCCGGAAAGAACAGAACTTTTGACGACATTCCCAATAAAGAGTTGGATCACCTCATCGTGGACGACAGGCATGGGATTATCTACTGTTACGTTCCCAAGGTGGCCTGCACAAACTGGAAGCGCATTATGATTGTGCTGAGTGAGAGCCTGCTAGTGGATGGTGTGCCCTACCAAGACCCTCTAGATGTTCCTCAGGAGCTCATCCACAACAGTAGCCTGCACTTCACCTTCAACAAGTTCTGGAAGCGCTATGGAAAGTTTTCACGGCACCTCATGAAAATCAAGCTCAAGAAATACACCAAGTTTTTGTTTGTGCGGGACCCTTTTGTACGACTGATTTCTGCCTATCGCAACAAATTCGAACAAGAGAACGAAGACTTCTACAAGAGATTCGCTCATGTCATgctaaaaaaatacagcaattacACCGATCCACCGGCATCAGTAGTGGACGCCTTTGCCGCAGGAATTCGACCGTCTTTCTCAAATTTCGTTCAGTATTTATTGGATCCTAGCACTGAGAAAGAGATGCCTTTCAACGAGCACTGGAGACAAATGTACCGTTTGTGCCATCCCTGCCAGATAAATTATGATTTCGTGGGGAAGCTGGAGACTTTGGATGAGGACGCTGAGCACTTGTTGCGTATTCTCCGCGTAGACAATATCGTCGAGTTCCCAGAAAGCCATCGCAACAGAACGGTCAGCAGTTGGGAGCAGGACTGGTTCGCCAACATACCTTTAGAAACCAGAAAAGAGCTGTACAGGCTCTATGAAGCTGACTTTAAACTGTTTGGATATTCCAAACCAGAGAAGCTTTTACATGAGTAA